One genomic segment of Alphaproteobacteria bacterium includes these proteins:
- a CDS encoding CHAT domain-containing protein, which produces MRVSLAVLSLMLLAGCQAANTNAGGSNAPSVGLSSANETCRAQTRSAGARTDTPVWDVLCGASERPVGAVHSAIDLRRAEPARAFADSNAYRSLTARANCPAPETLRLPDAGDMLIATCALNDGGWPWIAAALSADGKLAVGEGTPGSAPAFAEGIANELGKQAFTANDRRALLTELQRRLGAEALAAGAAAGRYQDFVELARVQNSVGNHAGAEKAYRQALDLQIRAMGAEHAGIGTTTTLLAVEISNQGRVEEADEYFRRAEALVLKATDPGEYPRYLTYLGLHAANRRDWGRALTIARDAIARRRALIEQAGGGIPASLDTAGDAASIFGSTVFLQAELAHALMFASAMAQRGGDLASAETYAVEARRIVEQTPGLPAWWRPQAWGQLGTVLALRGDFRNAERLLANAAAERTRIFGATWPTAQALMDLGRAQADEGRYAEAIGNYRQAFAIAANETPARALTFEQVQPFLAAAEARARETATERAALYAEMFAAVQMLRDGTRGQAVTRMTERIAEGGGRAGELARLIGDAAQRRDRLQIELAIEPGRQRDVKRETKAREELTQIRATIASLETDMEREAPGYARLASAKPVEPGRLAQALRPGETLISYVAGPEGAYAFLVTSSVLRAARLDTDDAKLAEDVASLREAFKVTDRSVKPFDLALSHRLYRTLLAPFEAELARTDQLFVVGTGPLASLPFSVLTTAPAAPNDYARAPWLARRMAISSPPTVRAFLDMRALAAKPSAPQPLLAVANPVFAGAGDGLGKLADVCRSQGSVPNAMIRGLAPLPETADEVRRVAASLRAGPDALLLGADANAGNLRARNLADYRVLYFATHGLLPGELRCQGQPGLALTPPAAEATDPADDGLLEAAEIAAMRLDADLVVLSACNTAASGDRLGGESLSGLAEAFFAAGARGLLVTHWQVPSIQTVSLTTGMFDRLGGDLKRGIAPALQAAQMRLADDPATAHPYFWGAFVLQGDGASRDAKTAQLR; this is translated from the coding sequence TTGCGCGTTTCCTTGGCCGTTCTGTCGCTGATGCTGCTGGCGGGCTGTCAGGCCGCCAACACCAATGCGGGCGGCAGCAACGCGCCCAGCGTCGGGCTTTCCAGCGCCAATGAAACCTGCCGCGCGCAAACCCGCAGCGCGGGTGCCCGCACCGACACGCCGGTATGGGACGTGCTGTGCGGTGCCTCCGAGCGCCCGGTGGGCGCCGTGCATTCCGCGATCGATCTGCGCCGCGCCGAGCCTGCGCGTGCCTTCGCCGATTCGAACGCCTATCGCTCGCTGACCGCGCGCGCCAATTGCCCCGCCCCCGAAACGCTGCGCCTGCCCGATGCGGGCGACATGCTGATCGCGACCTGCGCGCTGAACGACGGCGGCTGGCCGTGGATCGCCGCCGCGTTGTCCGCCGACGGCAAGCTCGCGGTCGGCGAAGGCACGCCCGGCTCCGCACCCGCTTTCGCCGAAGGCATCGCGAACGAGCTGGGCAAGCAAGCCTTCACCGCCAATGACCGGCGCGCGTTGCTGACCGAGTTGCAGCGCCGCTTGGGTGCCGAGGCACTCGCCGCCGGGGCCGCCGCCGGGCGCTATCAGGATTTCGTCGAACTCGCGCGCGTGCAGAACAGCGTGGGCAACCATGCGGGCGCCGAGAAGGCGTATCGCCAAGCGCTCGATTTGCAGATCCGCGCGATGGGCGCCGAGCACGCGGGCATCGGCACGACGACGACGCTGCTGGCGGTCGAGATTTCCAATCAAGGCCGCGTCGAGGAAGCCGACGAGTATTTCCGCCGCGCCGAAGCCTTGGTGCTGAAGGCGACCGATCCGGGCGAATATCCGCGTTACCTCACCTATCTCGGGCTTCACGCCGCCAATCGGCGCGATTGGGGCCGCGCCCTGACGATCGCGCGCGACGCGATCGCGCGCCGGCGCGCGTTGATCGAACAAGCGGGCGGGGGCATTCCCGCCTCGCTCGACACGGCGGGCGACGCCGCGTCGATCTTCGGGTCGACCGTGTTCCTGCAAGCCGAACTCGCGCATGCGCTGATGTTCGCTTCCGCCATGGCGCAGCGCGGCGGCGATTTGGCCTCGGCCGAAACCTACGCGGTCGAAGCGCGGCGCATCGTCGAACAAACGCCGGGCCTGCCCGCGTGGTGGCGCCCGCAAGCCTGGGGCCAGCTTGGCACCGTGCTCGCCTTGCGCGGCGATTTCCGCAACGCCGAGCGTTTACTCGCCAACGCCGCCGCCGAACGCACGCGCATTTTCGGCGCGACCTGGCCCACCGCCCAGGCGCTGATGGATTTGGGCCGCGCCCAGGCCGACGAAGGCCGCTACGCCGAAGCGATCGGCAATTACCGCCAAGCCTTCGCCATCGCCGCGAACGAAACCCCGGCGCGCGCTTTGACCTTCGAACAAGTGCAGCCGTTCCTGGCCGCGGCCGAAGCGCGCGCGCGCGAAACCGCGACGGAACGCGCGGCGCTTTATGCCGAGATGTTCGCCGCCGTGCAGATGCTGCGCGACGGCACGCGCGGCCAAGCGGTCACGCGCATGACCGAACGCATCGCCGAAGGCGGCGGGCGTGCTGGCGAACTCGCGCGCCTGATCGGCGACGCGGCGCAGCGCCGCGACCGTTTGCAGATCGAGTTGGCGATCGAACCGGGGCGCCAGCGCGATGTGAAGCGCGAGACCAAAGCACGCGAGGAATTGACGCAGATTCGCGCGACGATCGCGTCGCTCGAAACCGATATGGAGCGCGAAGCGCCCGGCTATGCGCGCCTTGCCAGCGCCAAGCCGGTCGAACCGGGCCGCCTTGCCCAAGCCTTGCGCCCGGGCGAGACGCTGATCAGCTACGTCGCCGGCCCCGAAGGCGCGTACGCGTTTCTGGTCACGTCGTCGGTTTTACGCGCGGCGCGCCTCGACACCGACGACGCCAAGCTCGCCGAAGACGTCGCGAGTTTGCGTGAAGCCTTCAAGGTCACCGATCGCAGCGTGAAGCCGTTCGACTTGGCGCTGTCGCATCGCCTTTATCGCACGCTGTTGGCACCGTTCGAGGCGGAGCTGGCGCGCACCGATCAGCTTTTCGTCGTCGGCACGGGCCCGCTCGCCAGCCTGCCGTTCTCGGTGCTGACGACCGCACCGGCCGCGCCCAACGATTACGCGCGCGCCCCGTGGCTCGCGCGGCGCATGGCGATTTCCTCGCCGCCGACCGTGCGCGCCTTCCTGGATATGCGCGCCCTCGCCGCCAAGCCGTCGGCACCGCAGCCTTTGCTCGCCGTCGCCAATCCGGTTTTCGCCGGGGCGGGCGATGGGCTCGGCAAGCTCGCCGATGTTTGCCGCAGCCAAGGTTCCGTGCCCAACGCGATGATCCGCGGTCTCGCGCCGTTGCCGGAAACCGCCGACGAGGTGCGCCGCGTGGCGGCGAGCCTGCGCGCGGGGCCCGATGCGTTGCTGCTGGGGGCGGACGCCAATGCCGGCAATCTGCGCGCGCGCAATCTCGCGGATTACCGCGTGCTGTATTTCGCCACGCACGGCCTGCTGCCGGGCGAATTGCGCTGCCAGGGCCAGCCCGGTTTGGCGCTGACGCCGCCCGCCGCCGAAGCGACCGACCCCGCCGATGACGGGTTGCTGGAAGCCGCCGAAATCGCCGCGATGCGCCTGGACGCCGATCTGGTCGTGCTGTCGGCCTGCAACACGGCCGCGTCGGGCGACCGCTTGGGCGGGGAATCGCTCTCCGGTCTCGCCGAAGCCTTCTTCGCGGCGGGCGCA
- a CDS encoding cyclic nucleotide-binding domain-containing protein — MHKRTFKKGQPIFKEGDRGLEAFLIETGKVLILKKGAAAPVIVAALPQGSLFGEMAILDGSPRMATAVAGEDTVCVVINSMQLQQKMMTLPPDILRILTALMEYVRAVVPFDQRTKVGQGPEPTQRDQQARMMLPSPQVVEGFGITDPMMKALVRMLCDYTRRRLPPELLKA; from the coding sequence ATGCATAAGCGTACGTTCAAGAAAGGCCAGCCGATCTTCAAGGAAGGCGATCGCGGCCTTGAAGCGTTCTTGATCGAAACGGGCAAGGTCCTGATTTTGAAAAAAGGCGCCGCGGCGCCGGTGATCGTCGCCGCTTTGCCGCAAGGCTCGTTGTTCGGCGAGATGGCGATCCTGGACGGCAGCCCGCGCATGGCGACGGCCGTGGCCGGCGAAGACACGGTCTGCGTCGTCATCAACTCGATGCAGTTGCAGCAAAAAATGATGACGCTACCGCCGGATATTCTGCGGATCCTCACGGCGTTGATGGAATATGTGCGCGCGGTCGTGCCCTTCGATCAACGCACGAAAGTCGGTCAGGGCCCGGAGCCCACGCAGCGTGACCAGCAAGCGCGCATGATGTTGCCCAGCCCCCAAGTGGTCGAAGGTTTCGGCATCACCGACCCGATGATGAAGGCGCTGGTGCGCATGCTGTGCGACTATACGCGCCGGCGCTTGCCGCCCGAATTGCTCAAAGCCTGA